From the Thermovirga lienii DSM 17291 genome, one window contains:
- a CDS encoding uridylate kinase (PFAM: Amino acid kinase family~TIGRFAM: uridylate kinase~COGs: COG0528 Uridylate kinase~InterPro IPR018313: IPR011817: IPR015963: IPR001048~KEGG: aco:Amico_1187 uridylate kinase~PFAM: aspartate/glutamate/uridylate kinase~SPTR: UMP kinase;~TIGRFAM: uridylate kinase), whose translation MIKQEKRAGINPRSFSIDFRREEVGMLPYKRVLIKLSGEVLAGAKGFGLDMDVVLRICKDMAELAKAGIEIAIVVGGGNIFRGVNAEKLNLDRAQGDYMGMLATVINSLALQSALEKLGVPTRVQTAIEMKAIAEPFIRRRALRHLEKGRVVIFAAGTGSPYFSTDTAAALRAAEIGAECLLKVTKVDGIYDKDPSLNADAKLLKELTYEEAIKEQLKVMDAAAFSLCMENNIPIIVANILKESTLTKILLEGKKIGTIVHAKKE comes from the coding sequence TTGATCAAGCAGGAAAAAAGAGCGGGGATTAATCCCCGCTCTTTTAGTATTGATTTCAGGAGGGAAGAAGTAGGGATGTTGCCTTACAAGCGTGTTCTTATAAAGCTTTCAGGTGAGGTTTTAGCGGGAGCAAAAGGTTTTGGGCTTGATATGGATGTGGTGCTGAGAATATGTAAGGACATGGCTGAACTTGCCAAGGCTGGAATTGAGATAGCAATAGTTGTGGGTGGAGGGAATATTTTTAGGGGCGTAAATGCTGAAAAGCTCAACCTGGACAGGGCGCAAGGCGATTATATGGGAATGCTTGCCACGGTAATTAACTCCTTGGCTTTGCAGAGTGCCTTGGAGAAGCTTGGAGTGCCAACTAGAGTCCAAACAGCCATAGAAATGAAAGCGATAGCGGAACCGTTTATCAGAAGAAGAGCCCTTAGACATTTGGAGAAAGGCAGGGTAGTTATCTTTGCTGCAGGTACAGGGTCACCCTATTTCTCTACAGATACGGCGGCCGCCCTACGAGCAGCAGAAATTGGTGCTGAGTGCCTATTGAAAGTTACCAAGGTGGATGGTATATATGATAAGGATCCATCGCTGAATGCTGATGCCAAGTTGTTGAAAGAGCTAACCTATGAAGAAGCCATAAAAGAACAACTCAAAGTAATGGACGCTGCAGCGTTCTCCCTGTGCATGGAAAACAATATTCCAATAATTGTTGCCAATATATTGAAGGAAAGTACGTTGACCAAAATATTACTGGAAGGAAAGAAAATAGGTACAATTGTCCACGCTAAAAAGGAGTGA
- a CDS encoding translation elongation factor Ts (PFAM: Elongation factor TS; UBA/TS-N domain~TIGRFAM: translation elongation factor Ts~COGs: COG0264 Translation elongation factor Ts~InterPro IPR018101: IPR001816: IPR000449: IPR014039~KEGG: tai:Taci_0743 translation elongation factor Ts~PFAM: Translation elongation factor EFTs/EF1B dimerisation; ubiquitin-associated- domain-containing protein~SPTR: Elongation factor Ts;~TIGRFAM: translation elongation factor Ts) codes for MSIDMEAVKELRHRSGAGVLDCKKALQECDGDIEKAVDYLREKGLAKAAKKAGRTASEGLVFSYIHTNGKIGTLVELNCETDFVARTDEFQELGKEIAMHIAAAAPLYVSVDDVPAEDLEREKEIYKAQALEEGKPEHIVEKIAEGRLAKFYEETCLLEQKYIRDPEKKIKDLIIEKIAVLGENIVVRRFSRFSIGE; via the coding sequence ATGTCTATTGATATGGAAGCTGTCAAAGAACTTAGACATCGCTCTGGTGCTGGGGTTTTAGATTGCAAAAAAGCCTTACAGGAGTGCGATGGAGATATCGAAAAAGCTGTGGATTATTTGAGAGAAAAGGGGCTAGCCAAAGCCGCAAAGAAAGCAGGGAGAACGGCTTCTGAGGGGCTTGTTTTCAGCTACATTCACACTAATGGAAAGATCGGAACGTTGGTTGAGCTCAACTGCGAGACTGACTTCGTTGCCAGAACTGATGAGTTCCAGGAGCTTGGCAAGGAAATAGCCATGCATATAGCAGCTGCTGCTCCCTTGTATGTTTCCGTTGACGACGTGCCTGCTGAAGACTTGGAGAGGGAAAAGGAAATATACAAGGCTCAGGCTCTCGAAGAAGGCAAACCAGAGCATATAGTTGAAAAGATAGCAGAGGGTCGATTGGCTAAATTTTACGAAGAGACATGTCTTTTGGAGCAAAAATATATTAGGGACCCTGAGAAGAAGATAAAGGACCTCATAATTGAGAAAATAGCCGTTCTTGGTGAAAACATCGTGGTAAGAAGGTTCTCTCGTTTTTCGATAGGAGAATAG
- a CDS encoding SSU ribosomal protein S2P (PFAM: Ribosomal protein S2~TIGRFAM: ribosomal protein S2, bacterial type~COGs: COG0052 Ribosomal protein S2~InterPro IPR018130: IPR001865: IPR005706~KEGG: tai:Taci_0742 ribosomal protein S2~PFAM: ribosomal protein S2~SPTR: 30S ribosomal protein S2;~TIGRFAM: ribosomal protein S2) — protein MSVVSMKQLLESGVHFGHQTRRWNPKMKPYIFTERNGVYILDLQKTVKGLERAYDFLREVSKGGGSVLFVGTKKQAQETIRDEALRCGQFYINHRWLGGLLTNFSTIRRRVNRMIELQELEEKESMERMSKKELAALKKERAKLEKFLLGIKDMRSLPDALVIVDPRRENIAVMEARKLNIPIVAIVDTNCDPDLIDFPIPGNDDAIRAIRLIIGTLANAIIEGKQGVDGVAEAPSEEEAEPVKTVGAFEEDTITVREKLQENYGVVEDKLLDKELEGRKGWKED, from the coding sequence GTGTCGGTAGTTTCTATGAAACAGTTGTTGGAAAGTGGTGTCCATTTTGGTCACCAAACTCGCAGGTGGAATCCAAAGATGAAACCCTATATCTTCACCGAGAGGAACGGGGTTTATATATTGGATCTCCAGAAGACTGTCAAAGGTTTGGAAAGAGCTTATGACTTTTTGAGAGAGGTTTCCAAAGGCGGAGGATCAGTTCTTTTCGTAGGAACCAAGAAGCAGGCCCAGGAAACCATAAGGGATGAGGCCCTCAGGTGTGGACAGTTCTACATCAACCACAGGTGGTTGGGTGGCCTTCTGACAAACTTTTCTACGATAAGGCGCAGGGTCAACAGGATGATCGAACTCCAGGAGCTAGAAGAGAAAGAGTCTATGGAAAGAATGAGCAAGAAAGAGCTTGCTGCATTGAAAAAAGAGAGAGCAAAATTAGAGAAATTCCTCTTGGGTATCAAGGATATGAGGAGTCTTCCTGATGCACTGGTTATAGTAGATCCCAGGAGAGAGAACATAGCTGTTATGGAGGCTAGAAAACTCAATATTCCCATCGTTGCTATAGTTGACACTAACTGTGACCCCGATTTGATTGACTTTCCTATCCCAGGAAACGACGATGCTATAAGGGCAATCAGATTGATAATCGGGACGCTGGCTAATGCAATCATAGAAGGCAAACAGGGTGTAGACGGGGTTGCAGAGGCCCCAAGCGAGGAAGAAGCAGAGCCCGTCAAGACGGTGGGTGCATTTGAGGAAGATACTATCACAGTAAGGGAGAAACTCCAAGAAAATTACGGTGTTGTGGAAGATAAATTGTTGGATAAAGAACTTGAAGGCCGCAAAGGTTGGAAGGAGGATTAG
- a CDS encoding protein of unknown function DUF156 (PFAM: Uncharacterised BCR, COG1937~COGs: COG1937 conserved hypothetical protein~InterPro IPR003735~KEGG: aco:Amico_1190 protein of unknown function DUF156~PFAM: protein of unknown function DUF156~SPTR: Putative uncharacterized protein), whose protein sequence is MSKKSLIDKLENMPSDRKALLNRLKRVEGQLRGIQRMIIEDKPCHDILLQLSAARKAMQNACIAILKNYIKNCIEESKSPDLEQMERLIGTLIEISPPASCTSEDEDDN, encoded by the coding sequence ATGTCAAAAAAATCTCTAATAGACAAACTGGAAAACATGCCTTCCGATAGAAAGGCCTTGCTAAACAGGCTCAAGAGAGTTGAAGGTCAGCTGAGAGGAATACAGAGAATGATAATAGAGGACAAGCCGTGCCATGATATCCTTTTACAATTATCGGCAGCACGTAAGGCAATGCAAAATGCTTGTATAGCAATTCTAAAAAATTATATTAAAAACTGCATAGAAGAATCCAAGAGTCCTGACCTGGAACAAATGGAAAGACTTATAGGAACCCTCATAGAGATAAGTCCCCCAGCTTCATGCACATCAGAAGACGAGGACGACAATTAA
- a CDS encoding hypothetical protein (KEGG: btb:BMB171_C0765 collagen adhesion protein~SPTR: LPXTG-motif cell wall anchor domain protein), with protein MHKEKETPKGYIKTDKDLTSNKLILQPVYVIPLEIFKTGLLSRPQYVHKLAVVEASGGTVEFFPTKKIKIEDKEPPVGVRLPVNIEKGEAVRRALMAAEMEGRGGWRSFLRSVWPSVAEDKVCICWRIWYLDDNQAVDTVTSKKIAGSVWLSIVMSSEKGLVEGN; from the coding sequence TTGCACAAAGAAAAAGAAACCCCAAAGGGATACATAAAAACTGATAAAGATCTAACCTCAAATAAACTGATACTCCAACCGGTCTATGTGATTCCTTTAGAGATATTCAAAACAGGATTGTTGTCTCGTCCCCAATATGTGCATAAGTTAGCTGTCGTTGAGGCATCAGGCGGTACTGTGGAGTTTTTTCCAACTAAAAAGATCAAGATAGAGGACAAGGAGCCACCAGTGGGAGTGAGGCTTCCTGTTAATATAGAGAAGGGCGAGGCTGTACGCAGGGCTTTGATGGCCGCTGAGATGGAAGGTAGAGGAGGCTGGAGATCTTTTCTGAGGTCTGTTTGGCCTTCTGTTGCTGAAGACAAGGTATGTATATGCTGGCGTATATGGTATTTGGATGACAACCAGGCAGTGGATACTGTAACCTCGAAGAAAATAGCTGGGAGCGTGTGGCTATCCATAGTAATGTCCTCAGAGAAAGGATTGGTCGAAGGAAACTAA
- a CDS encoding CMP/dCMP deaminase zinc-binding protein (PFAM: Cytidine and deoxycytidylate deaminase zinc-binding region~COGs: COG0590 Cytosine/adenosine deaminase~InterPro IPR016192: IPR002125~KEGG: plm:Plim_3619 CMP/dCMP deaminase zinc-binding protein~PFAM: CMP/dCMP deaminase zinc-binding~SPTR: CMP/dCMP deaminase zinc-binding protein) produces MDDTLKRMMRRAIELAEEGASQGEVPVGAVVARNGEVVGEGYNKTIQMQDPTAHAEILALREAARKVGTWRLNDCDLFVTLEPCPMCAGALVLARIRHVYFGAFDPKWGACGTLYDIPEDGRLNHNCKISGGILEQECAKILQGFFEKLRA; encoded by the coding sequence TTGGATGATACCTTGAAAAGAATGATGAGAAGGGCTATTGAGCTTGCGGAGGAGGGCGCCTCGCAAGGAGAGGTTCCGGTCGGGGCTGTAGTCGCAAGAAACGGAGAGGTTGTAGGAGAAGGATACAATAAGACCATCCAGATGCAGGATCCTACAGCTCACGCAGAGATCCTAGCCTTGAGGGAGGCAGCTCGTAAAGTTGGCACTTGGAGGCTCAACGATTGCGATCTTTTTGTTACTTTAGAGCCTTGCCCCATGTGTGCAGGGGCTCTAGTTCTAGCTAGGATAAGGCATGTCTACTTTGGAGCCTTCGACCCCAAGTGGGGTGCCTGTGGAACTCTTTACGATATACCTGAGGACGGCAGGCTCAATCACAACTGTAAAATATCAGGTGGAATTCTTGAGCAAGAATGTGCTAAAATCCTGCAAGGGTTTTTCGAGAAACTAAGAGCTTAG
- a CDS encoding hypothetical protein (KEGG: spu:588077 hypothetical LOC588077) gives MTLSGENEEPLLLLLMRNKPEILASLWDKMYRGWNFDGGAVFVTKSESGDLQIKGLDTGEKKGTKEKRSGLLGVGYHISWLVLFVASICVGLVLLFILLSFKSIKRQR, from the coding sequence ATGACGCTGAGTGGCGAGAATGAAGAACCGTTATTATTGCTTCTAATGAGAAACAAACCAGAAATACTTGCTTCTTTGTGGGATAAAATGTATCGAGGATGGAACTTTGATGGTGGGGCTGTTTTCGTTACTAAGAGCGAGAGTGGCGATTTGCAAATAAAGGGCTTAGACACTGGAGAAAAGAAAGGAACAAAAGAAAAGAGATCGGGTTTGCTGGGGGTAGGGTACCATATCTCGTGGTTGGTGCTGTTTGTAGCATCAATCTGTGTTGGACTTGTGCTTTTGTTTATCCTCCTCAGCTTCAAAAGCATTAAACGACAAAGATAA
- a CDS encoding hypothetical protein (PFAM: Bacterial cellulose synthase subunit~KEGG: bsu:BSU04310 putative regulator~SPTR: Uncharacterized protein ydaN) produces the protein MHFKQFCRFLALVVLFICAESFLSRCAEAKVVSIRTGVQPKGLRLVADLTEESHFAYETNGKLVILVIEDLPLERIPRVGSFPGSKSNASYRVEVKNSVTKIFIDPGKVGMEANVYKVDNPPRIVVDLYPKGETPPFPLKTFYFGGVRARSHRNLGLDKSNDISSVTEEKSTFRIFQEDVVFRPGITHKVVKLDFEEGLLKNENAVVAFNLSYGGIVTGLSYITVFFNGYPEKTFVLEGFEEQDKVFEVPINNEEIKKGINELEILAFLDSPKGWIKISKFSNVTITSKSEGPLVLSDLYELMDQDNGELPEVLLVMPDNPPLDLYKAALSLALSAKGKLKFESMASVLERSSNGVDFSERNMIFLGLLQGFPDFLKKSFQIGDDVEEDEAFLSCYRNKKGAARFIIASKDKVLLQRVVEFISSRDPVNLPSVATLTLKDEDLNNMVNLYLDNYLLKVPVVNESVVIRNVLDYKRTYKFSLPKELGKITKSKLIIKFKASPVVSSRKTEVWIEIGGKKKKRKLEEATMSKGFGELSIPIEPKDIVTGRPLDVTFGLKMEPIKADMMKNPVKGMWVVLDELSLYVESVTREKVLDFTLKDLPYLWVGKKIGIWCVPSIGSEDLSLLTSILRSLENVTRGKVNFFLEDAKGIESILEERKPGIIIAKVGERGKDYLLKEFQGLFGEKLSNNDLNNKVFLLS, from the coding sequence ATGCATTTTAAGCAATTTTGCCGATTCCTAGCTTTGGTAGTTCTATTCATTTGTGCAGAAAGCTTTTTATCCCGCTGTGCAGAAGCGAAAGTAGTTTCGATAAGGACAGGAGTCCAGCCCAAAGGGTTGAGGTTGGTGGCAGATTTAACCGAAGAGTCTCACTTTGCCTATGAGACTAATGGAAAGCTTGTTATCTTGGTAATAGAAGATCTGCCTCTGGAAAGAATTCCTAGAGTTGGCTCTTTCCCTGGAAGCAAATCTAATGCTTCTTATCGTGTTGAGGTGAAGAATTCAGTCACAAAGATTTTTATAGATCCTGGCAAAGTGGGAATGGAAGCAAACGTTTACAAAGTGGACAATCCACCTCGTATAGTGGTGGACTTATATCCAAAAGGTGAAACTCCTCCTTTTCCTCTGAAGACCTTTTATTTTGGGGGAGTAAGGGCAAGATCCCATCGCAACCTGGGATTGGACAAGAGCAATGACATCTCTTCCGTAACAGAAGAAAAAAGTACCTTTCGAATCTTTCAGGAAGACGTGGTTTTCAGGCCAGGAATTACACATAAGGTTGTGAAACTAGATTTCGAAGAAGGATTGCTCAAGAACGAAAATGCTGTGGTTGCGTTTAATTTGAGCTATGGTGGCATAGTAACGGGTCTATCGTATATTACTGTTTTTTTCAATGGATACCCAGAAAAGACTTTTGTCCTAGAGGGTTTTGAAGAGCAAGACAAAGTTTTTGAGGTGCCCATTAATAACGAAGAGATCAAAAAGGGTATCAATGAGCTGGAGATATTGGCTTTTCTGGATAGCCCTAAAGGATGGATCAAGATCTCTAAGTTCAGCAACGTGACTATTACTTCCAAATCAGAAGGGCCTTTGGTGCTTTCTGATCTGTATGAACTTATGGATCAGGATAATGGAGAGCTCCCAGAGGTTCTGCTCGTAATGCCTGACAACCCACCGCTTGATCTTTATAAAGCTGCTCTTTCTCTGGCACTTAGTGCAAAAGGAAAGTTGAAATTTGAATCCATGGCATCTGTGCTTGAAAGATCTTCAAATGGTGTCGATTTTTCAGAGCGTAACATGATATTTTTAGGATTATTGCAAGGTTTTCCTGATTTTTTGAAAAAAAGCTTCCAAATCGGAGATGATGTGGAAGAGGATGAAGCTTTCTTATCCTGCTACAGGAACAAAAAAGGGGCAGCCCGCTTCATTATTGCTTCGAAAGACAAGGTTTTACTGCAGAGGGTTGTAGAATTCATTTCTTCTAGAGATCCTGTAAACTTGCCCTCTGTGGCTACCTTGACGCTGAAAGATGAAGATTTGAATAATATGGTTAACCTATATTTAGATAACTACTTGCTTAAAGTGCCAGTTGTAAATGAGAGTGTAGTTATCAGGAATGTCCTTGATTATAAGAGGACCTACAAGTTTTCTTTGCCAAAGGAATTGGGAAAGATCACAAAAAGTAAGTTGATTATCAAATTTAAGGCTTCTCCCGTTGTCTCTTCAAGAAAAACCGAGGTTTGGATAGAGATAGGAGGAAAAAAGAAAAAAAGAAAGCTAGAAGAGGCGACAATGTCGAAGGGATTTGGGGAGCTTTCAATCCCCATAGAACCCAAAGATATAGTGACAGGTAGGCCTCTTGATGTGACCTTTGGCTTAAAGATGGAACCCATTAAGGCTGATATGATGAAGAATCCTGTAAAAGGTATGTGGGTGGTTTTGGATGAACTTTCCCTTTATGTGGAAAGTGTCACAAGAGAAAAGGTTTTGGATTTTACATTAAAGGATTTACCTTACCTATGGGTTGGCAAAAAGATAGGCATATGGTGTGTTCCCTCAATTGGTTCTGAGGATTTGAGTTTGCTGACTTCGATCCTAAGAAGCCTGGAAAACGTTACCAGAGGAAAGGTCAATTTTTTCCTGGAGGATGCCAAGGGAATAGAATCCATTTTAGAGGAAAGAAAGCCTGGGATCATTATTGCTAAAGTGGGGGAGAGAGGGAAAGATTATCTTTTGAAGGAGTTTCAAGGTTTATTTGGTGAAAAACTGTCCAACAATGATTTGAATAATAAGGTTTTTTTGCTTTCATGA
- a CDS encoding GrdX protein (KEGG: cpo:COPRO5265_0212 GrdX protein~SPTR: GrdX protein), whose translation MGHKILITNNPLVVEKYPDEVIKVEGMPSDVLRKAMEYVMNGYHLFSLPLPPNVSLFKSPYRTVVVEFEGYAQTRSYDLVLLQNALDKLSCHIEEWNKIKANKPEDYAFLDLDFLDNLLGRR comes from the coding sequence ATGGGTCATAAGATTTTGATAACCAATAATCCCCTTGTGGTGGAGAAATACCCTGATGAAGTAATCAAAGTAGAAGGAATGCCCTCCGACGTACTGAGGAAAGCCATGGAGTATGTAATGAATGGTTACCATCTTTTCAGCTTACCCCTGCCACCTAATGTCTCTTTGTTTAAAAGTCCCTACCGAACGGTAGTTGTTGAATTCGAGGGGTATGCACAGACAAGAAGTTATGATTTAGTACTTCTTCAAAATGCTTTGGATAAGCTTTCTTGTCACATTGAAGAATGGAATAAAATAAAGGCCAATAAACCAGAGGATTACGCATTTTTGGATTTGGATTTTTTGGACAATTTATTAGGAAGAAGGTAA
- a CDS encoding selenoprotein B, glycine/betaine/sarcosine/D-proline reductase family (TIGRFAM: selenoprotein B, glycine/betaine/sarcosine/D-proline reductase family~InterPro IPR010187~KEGG: tai:Taci_1136 selenoprotein B, glycine/betaine/sarcosine/D-proline reductase family~SPTR: Selenoprotein B, glycine/betaine/sarcosine/D-proline reductase family;~TIGRFAM: selenoprotein B, glycine/betaine/sarcosine/D-proline reductase family), with translation MAREIEAAAGIPVVQIATIVPIMLTVGANRIVPGVAIPHPVGAPDKGEEVDKMVRRQLLERALKAIQTEIKEQTIFNK, from the coding sequence ATGGCAAGAGAAATCGAGGCTGCAGCTGGCATTCCAGTGGTCCAGATAGCAACGATTGTTCCCATAATGTTGACCGTGGGTGCCAATAGGATAGTGCCTGGTGTAGCAATACCTCATCCAGTTGGAGCCCCAGATAAAGGTGAAGAGGTCGATAAAATGGTGAGGCGCCAGCTCCTTGAACGGGCCCTCAAGGCTATACAGACTGAAATAAAGGAACAAACCATTTTCAATAAATAG
- a CDS encoding selenoprotein B, glycine/betaine/sarcosine/D-proline reductase family (PFAM: Glycine/sarcosine/betaine reductase selenoprotein B (GRDB)~TIGRFAM: selenoprotein B, glycine/betaine/sarcosine/D-proline reductase family~InterPro IPR010187~KEGG: chy:CHY_2393 glycine reductase, selenoprotein B~SPTR: Selenoprotein B, glycine/betaine/sarcosine/D-proline reductase family;~TIGRFAM: selenoprotein B, glycine/betaine/sarcosine/D-proline reductase family), with protein MAYRVVCYINQFFAGMGGEEAAHQEPFAKGEPIGPAAQINSLLGEDAQVVGTVVCGDSYYGENMEAAREKCMELIKSFSPDLLIAGPAFNAGRYGVACGDICAITGELLGIPTVTGMYCENPGVELYSTKTFIVKTADSARGMKEALENMARLGLKLLKKQEMGPAEEEGYFHRGVRKNFFYEENGAKRAVDMLLKKLKGEPFKTEYEMPVFKRVPPAKPVKDIRKATIALVSSGGIVPKGNPDKIRVSSAESYGRYDISGIDDLTPEIFESIHGGYDRVWANEDPDVVLPVDVMRQLEKEGVFGKLYDYVYTTTGTGTSVANAERFGEEIGEELKKAGVDAVILTST; from the coding sequence GTGGCTTACAGAGTGGTATGTTATATAAACCAGTTTTTTGCTGGAATGGGTGGAGAAGAGGCAGCTCATCAGGAGCCCTTTGCCAAGGGGGAACCCATAGGCCCTGCGGCTCAAATAAACTCTCTTTTGGGGGAAGACGCCCAAGTTGTGGGGACAGTAGTTTGCGGTGACAGTTATTATGGGGAGAATATGGAAGCCGCACGAGAGAAGTGTATGGAACTAATAAAGAGCTTCTCTCCAGATTTGTTAATAGCTGGACCAGCGTTCAATGCAGGAAGATATGGAGTAGCATGTGGTGATATATGCGCAATTACAGGTGAGCTATTAGGGATTCCTACAGTTACAGGGATGTACTGTGAAAACCCCGGTGTGGAACTTTATTCTACTAAGACGTTTATAGTCAAGACTGCCGACAGCGCCAGGGGGATGAAGGAAGCGCTAGAAAACATGGCAAGGCTAGGCCTTAAATTGTTGAAAAAACAAGAGATGGGACCTGCTGAGGAAGAGGGGTACTTCCACAGGGGTGTAAGGAAGAATTTCTTCTACGAGGAAAATGGAGCGAAAAGGGCCGTGGACATGCTGTTGAAGAAGTTGAAGGGTGAACCTTTCAAGACGGAGTACGAGATGCCGGTATTTAAGAGGGTTCCCCCTGCAAAACCGGTGAAGGACATTAGGAAAGCAACGATAGCTCTTGTGTCTTCCGGTGGAATAGTTCCTAAAGGAAACCCTGATAAGATAAGGGTTTCATCAGCAGAAAGCTACGGACGGTATGATATTTCGGGCATAGATGACCTCACTCCTGAAATATTCGAATCTATACACGGGGGCTACGATAGGGTATGGGCTAACGAGGATCCTGACGTGGTGCTGCCAGTGGACGTAATGCGCCAGCTGGAGAAAGAAGGAGTTTTCGGGAAGTTGTATGATTACGTTTACACCACAACGGGTACGGGAACTTCTGTAGCCAATGCTGAGAGGTTTGGTGAGGAAATAGGTGAGGAGCTCAAAAAAGCAGGAGTGGATGCCGTAATTCTTACATCTACCTGA